A window of Rhizobium sp. CC-YZS058 genomic DNA:
CTTCCGCCACGTTGGAAATGGTCCGTGATGCCCCGAAGGGCAGGTCAAAGGCAGACAGCGGATAGCGGGCGCCGGCGATCGAGAGGCCGTTCAGCGCATCGAGCCCGAGCACGGAGAAGAGTGAGCCCTGGGGCAGGTCGACCGAGAGCCGGCCGTTCATCACCGGATAGGCTTCCTCCTCTCCGCTCGTCAGCAGCACCGCGATGCCGCGTTCGGCGAGCTCTACGGCATGCATGAGATGCATGAGCGCATGGTCGCTGCGCTCGCCGCCAAGCGCACCGACGAGGATCAGCCGGCTTGCCCCGCGCGCAAGCGCTGCGGCAACGGCGATCTCGCCATCCGTCTCGTTCTTGGCAGGCGGGTAAGGCTCGCGCGGCACGGCGTGGTAGGCGGCGCCCAGCGCTGTCGGCGTCGAGTCGAAATCGCCGATCCAGACCTCCGGCCTCAGGCCGAGTGCTGCCGCATGGCGCATGCCGCCATCGGCGGCAATCACGCGCGCGCCGGCAAGCGCTGCGGCAAGCCGGTCGGTCACGGTGACGGGGCCGCCGAGAAGAATGGCGAAGGGACTGTCGGTCATCGCACCGCCATAGCGCGAAGCGTGGCCTAGGGCAAAGGGCGATCTTGTCAAGCGCGGGCGCCCCGTCTACATCTCGCCTTGCTCTAACGGGGTGCCTTTCGGTTTCGAAGGGCTGAGAGGCCGCCTGGCCAACCCGCGGAACCTGATCCGGCTAACACCGGCGGAGGGATTAGACGCAGGCGCACCGCCGCTCTTTCCCCTTTGACGACGAACGAGAGAAGGAGACATGCGATGCGTGGCCGATGGCTGACTTCCCTGACCCCCGTTCTGGCGCTTGCGGCGCTCGGTCTTGCGACCGGCCCGGCCGCCGCCGAGGACAAGCGGGTGACCGTCTACACCTATGAGAGCTTCACCAGCGAATGGGGCCCTGGCCCGAAGATCGCCGCCGGCTTCGAAAAGACCTGCGGCTGCACGGTCGACTATGTCTCGGTCGCCGATGGCGTCGAGCTGCTGACCCGATTGAAGCTTGAAGGCGCCTCCTCCAAGGCGGATGTGGTGGTCGGTCTCGATACCAATCTTGTGGCCGAGGCCAAGGCGACAGGCTTCTTCGCGCCGCATGGCCTCGACGCAGCCGCACTGAAGGTTCCCGGTGGTTTCTCCGACGAGACCTTCCTGCCCTATGATTACGGCCACTTCGCCTTCGTCTACGACACGCAGACGCTGAAGACGCCGCCGAAGAGCCTGAAGGAGCTGGTCGAGGGCGATGCGTCGGAGAAGATCGTCATCGAGGATCCGCGCACCTCGACACCGGGTCTCGGCCTGCTGCTCTGGGTCAAGGCGGTCTATGGCGATGAGGCGCCGGCGGCCTGGGCGAAGCTGAAGGACCGCGTGCTGACGGTGACGCCCGGCTGGTCGGAGGCCTATGGCCTGTTCACCAAGGGCGAAGCGCCGATGGTGCTCTCCTACACGACCTCGCCGGCCTACCATATGGTGGAGGAAAAGACCGACCGCTATCAGGCGGCCGCCTTCTCGGAAGGCCATTACATCCAGATCGAGGTGGCAGGCCTGACCAAATCCAGCCACGACCCGGCGCTTGCCAAGGCCTTTCTCGCCTATCTCACCGGCAGCGAAGCGCAGACCGTTCTTCCCGTGACCAACTGGATGATGCCGGTCGCGACACCGGCCTCGCCGCTGCCGGACGCCTTCTCCAAACTCGTATCACCGGAAAAGACGCTGCTGATCCCTTCCGAAGACGTTGCGAAGAACCGCAAGGCCTGGGTGGATGAGTGGCTGGCGGCCATGAGCCGGGGCTGACGCCCTTGGCCCGTTCGCCGCACCCTTCCGTGCCGCAGCGGACGGCGGGCCGGCTGACGGTGGTGTTCGGCGTGGGGGCGCTTGCGGCCATCGCACTCTTCGTCCTCGTGGCGCTCCTGTCGCTCGGCCTTGCCACGCGGGACGAGGCTCGAGGCGGCGGGCTTTTCGATACCTATGTGCTGAACGCCGCGCGCTTCACCGTGCTGCAGGCGACGCTCTCGACGGCGCTGTCCGTTCTGCTCGCCGTGCCGGTGGCGCTGGCACTTGCCCGGCGGCGGCACTTCCTCGGCCGCGTCTGGCTGTTGCGGCTGATGGCCCTTCCGCTTGGCCTGCCGGCACTCGTGGGCGCCCTCGGCCTTCTCGGCATCTGGGGCCGGCAAGGGGTGATCAACCGGGTCTTCGAGCTGCTCGGCCTCGGTCAGCCGCTGTCGATCTACGGGCTGCAGGGGATCGTGATCGCCCATGTCTTCTTCAACCTGCCGCTGGCCGTGCGGCTGATGGTGGCCGGACTCGACCGGATACCCGGCGAATACTTTCTGCTTGGCGCCAATCTCGGTCTCTCCCGACTTTCGCTGCTCCGCTTCGTCGAGGGGCCGGTGCTGCGCGCGCTGATGCCGGGCATTGCCGGGCTCATTCTCATGCTGTGCGTCACCAGCTTCACGCTGGTGCTGACGCTGGGCGGGGGTCCGGGCGCGAGCACCATCGAGGTTGCCATCTACCAGGCGCTGCGCTTCGACTTCGACCCTGGCCGCGCGCTCAGCCTGGCCCTCGTCCAGCTGGCGATGACGGGCCTTCTGCTAGCCGGTCTGTCGCGTCTGGGCAGGCCGGCGCTGGCAGAGGCGACCGGCGGGCGGATCCAGCGCCGGTTCGACGGCGCGACGGCGGTGGCGAAGATCGGCGATGGCGCGGTGATCGCGCTTGCTGCGGTCTTCGTGGCCAGTCCGCTTGCCGCCGCGGTCGATGCAGGACTTCGCGCCGATCTCGGCCGCCTCGCGCGCGATCCGATGGTCCACCGTGCGACCATGACCAGCCTGACGATGGCAACCGCATCGGCACTTCTCGCCGTGCTCTCGGGCCTCGCCATGCTCAAGGCGCAGCAGGTGCTCGCCGCGCGGCGCGGTCGCCGGGCAAATGGGTTTGGACCCGCGCGGCTGATCGGCCTCGGCGTGTCCGCCGCGAGTTCCCTCGTGCTGCTGGTGCCGCCGGTCGTGCTCGGCGCAGGCTGGTTCCTT
This region includes:
- a CDS encoding thiamine diphosphokinase produces the protein MTDSPFAILLGGPVTVTDRLAAALAGARVIAADGGMRHAAALGLRPEVWIGDFDSTPTALGAAYHAVPREPYPPAKNETDGEIAVAAALARGASRLILVGALGGERSDHALMHLMHAVELAERGIAVLLTSGEEEAYPVMNGRLSVDLPQGSLFSVLGLDALNGLSIAGARYPLSAFDLPFGASRTISNVAEGPVTLTLNAGRALLLARPFDMTGA
- a CDS encoding thiamine/thiamine pyrophosphate ABC transporter permease ThiP; translated protein: MTVVFGVGALAAIALFVLVALLSLGLATRDEARGGGLFDTYVLNAARFTVLQATLSTALSVLLAVPVALALARRRHFLGRVWLLRLMALPLGLPALVGALGLLGIWGRQGVINRVFELLGLGQPLSIYGLQGIVIAHVFFNLPLAVRLMVAGLDRIPGEYFLLGANLGLSRLSLLRFVEGPVLRALMPGIAGLILMLCVTSFTLVLTLGGGPGASTIEVAIYQALRFDFDPGRALSLALVQLAMTGLLLAGLSRLGRPALAEATGGRIQRRFDGATAVAKIGDGAVIALAAVFVASPLAAAVDAGLRADLGRLARDPMVHRATMTSLTMATASALLAVLSGLAMLKAQQVLAARRGRRANGFGPARLIGLGVSAASSLVLLVPPVVLGAGWFLALRQIGDGAAFAPAVIVAINAVMALPFVTRILAPALLTHAARTGRLADSLGLHGWSRLALIDWPVLRRPIAMALSFAAALSLGDLGAVAIFGSNELITLPYLLFSRMGAYRSMDAAGLALLLGLVCLLLTMIGTARSDTDRP
- the thiB gene encoding thiamine ABC transporter substrate binding subunit; protein product: MRGRWLTSLTPVLALAALGLATGPAAAEDKRVTVYTYESFTSEWGPGPKIAAGFEKTCGCTVDYVSVADGVELLTRLKLEGASSKADVVVGLDTNLVAEAKATGFFAPHGLDAAALKVPGGFSDETFLPYDYGHFAFVYDTQTLKTPPKSLKELVEGDASEKIVIEDPRTSTPGLGLLLWVKAVYGDEAPAAWAKLKDRVLTVTPGWSEAYGLFTKGEAPMVLSYTTSPAYHMVEEKTDRYQAAAFSEGHYIQIEVAGLTKSSHDPALAKAFLAYLTGSEAQTVLPVTNWMMPVATPASPLPDAFSKLVSPEKTLLIPSEDVAKNRKAWVDEWLAAMSRG